The following DNA comes from Papaver somniferum cultivar HN1 chromosome 4, ASM357369v1, whole genome shotgun sequence.
AATGTCGTTGCAGACTTCATCTTTGTTTTGAGATCATCTGCTGATAAAAGCTGCTGATTTAGCCTCTTTAGAtcctcttctttctctttcaGTTCCTTATCCCAATTGAGAGAATCCTGTTCTCTGGCCATAGCCGCTCCGATTCTTTGTTCCTCTGCCTCGAGATGTGCAACATGCGCAGATTCCAAGGAATCCTTTGTTGTGATTAGCTGTAATGTCAGTTCCTCTACAGTCTTCTCAACTTCCCTGGAAGCAGAAACAGCTTCCTCTGATCTCTTAACTGCTATGTCCTTTTCCGCAACTAGAGAAGCATACTCTGACCGCAACTTTTCAGACTCATCTTTCACGGATATCAACTCTTTAACTGCAGAAGCGTGCCTTGCCTTGGCAACTTCAAGTTGCGCCTTGGCAGCAACACTAGCTTCATCGCCAACCCCCTGCTCCAACTCTTCAACTCTTAGCAAAGCGAGTTCAGAGTCTTGTTTTGCCTGTTGTTCTTCAATTTGAACACTTTCTAGTTTCAGCTTTAATTCTTCTACAAGCCTCTTCGTGCTATCAAGCTCATTCAGTACTTCGGTCTTTGCGTCTTCAGCAATCTTTGACTGCTTTTTGTACTCAGGAATATCCTCTTGCGCCTTCCCAAGTTCTTGTTCAAGAATTTTGCGCCTCTGAGCCAAGCCATATATAAATTTCAGCACATTGAAATCAACCAAGAAATCATAATTGATCTAGAGAAGTAGTCAACAAATTTTACAAAGCTCTTTGTTAGTTATGCATGTTAAATTGCAAAAGAATTTGCTTAATTAACAAACTTGATGGAAAGGAAAGGTTCGTGTTAGAAGCCTAGAACCGATATCTTCACAACATAAGAACCATCAAGTCCTACAGATTAAAGGGACAACGTTTTCCAATATAACGATATAAACTGGAATGACAAACAAAAGGAACCCATCATAACTTCAGCGCATCATTTTCACATGAATAGTGAATGCGGAAActagaaaaggagaaagaaagaaacaaaacaattctatTCTCATGCTAAAATAGTTATGACATATCCATATCACAACACATAAAAAGCTTTGAATGCAATTGTAGAAGTTAGACTACTAGAAGCAAACATATTGCACAATACATACCTCCAAACTCTGAACTTTATGTGCTTTCCAGTCCACAATTCCTCCGAACATGGATACTGCTTCCTTAACAGATTCAAACGGCGCTGCAGTATCCACCAGTGCCTTGTGCAATGCAGTTGGTTTTGCTTTTGAGCCCGGAACATTGGACTTGTGTGCTGTATTATTTGGCACCACCGTCTGATGCATTTTAAGCTCGTCGGATTGTAAAATCTTATTAACATCCAATGCAGATATTGTTACTTCACTGGAGGCATTAGAAGAAGGTGTTACATCATTTACAAAAACATCATCAATGCTCACACCATTCGATTGGTTAACTACATCCTTTGACGGCTCATCTAATGTTTCAGATAAACAAGACGTAGGAGCGCCTGGAGCATCCCCCTCTGATGCTGTTGCTTCATTTACCAAAGCATCCTTCACGGCAATTGACCCGCCATGAAATTCCTGAAGTGTGTCTTTAACTTGTCCATCTAATGTGTCAGATGAAACAGATATCGGAGCGATTGAAACTTCGGAAGGACTAATTACAATTTCCTTAACAACAGCTTCAGAATTCTCTTTATTCTCTATACTCAAATCCGGTGTCATAGTGGAACCATTAGAAACACTCGGTACAGCTGCTGTGGTAGAACTTTCCATTGACTTTTTTTTCACTTCTGATATGCTCAAGCTCTATGTTTCCATCCAACCCATCAAAAGATGATAAACACGAATGTAAAAATGATTCAAGAGAGCTGATTTGCTACTCCCCTTCGTTGTCTTCTCCTATCCACCAcaaattgagctcaagaactacCGAGAAAACAACCTAAAACAAGCATAATTCGGTATGGGTTAGTCAAAGTACGAACCCTGAATTCAATCTAAACCCACAAGCGCAAAACACATATTGTTGTTGAAAATCTAATAAAGTTTTAAACTTTAATATCAAAATGAATCCTCTGTTGAATATGCTAAAGCCTGAAGCTTATTGATTAAGCTGATTAAATTAGAATCATCAATCATTGTCTATGATTGATTATACATAAATAAAGATACAGTTTCAATGATTAATATCAATAAATTTTAATCTCAATATCTTAATTCAGATGCTTCAATTAAATTACCTGTAATTAACAGGATACAGAAtaacaaattaattaagaaaatcaaatgGAAAACTTACAGATAGAAATGATAGATAAAAAAAACCCAGATCAGAAACCAGGAGATGTGATGATGAAGAAACCAAAATTTGAAAGGTGAAGAGGGAAAAAAATTAATATTATGATGattcagagaaagagaaagaaagaggCTGCCGAGATAAGAAAgttgcaagaagaagaagaaggagaagaagagaaatggaGAAAAAAAGTCTGTGGGTCCCACACTTCCGTGTATAGTGGGGGCAGTTTCTAATTAATGACCATGTGAcgtgtttccttttttatttttgtgtttggtTTTCCTTTCGGCCTaataatacaaataaaaatattgGGATTATTTTTCTGGGTGTCACCTATTAGTCAACTAATGAGTGATTGTCAAGGGAATATATTCGAAATCAAAAGTTTAGCAAATCAGTTGGAAGTCTGGGGCACGATTAAATGTTTAtgcagaagaaaaaaagaagagcaAAAAAGGTTTGGTGGAATTCAGCCGTTGaaagtgtttcttttaatattagcTGTCAATGAACGCCGGTCGTTAAGAATTTAAGAGTGTGTTTGTTTTCTCCTGATTCATGAATACGACTCCTCAGGATTTGACTCAATATTGTATGTTTGTTTTTTGTGTGAGATCTCACTCATCTGATTCAAAAATATGAGTCAATGGCTTGTTCTAATAAGTCAGGCGTATTTTATTACCTGATTCAAATTGAGGTTGTGTCTGACTCAGAtcgcgagtcagatctgactcaaaataaaaAACGGGCCCAGCCAGAGACCGAGTCAAATCCTGATCCCAAATTagcaaaaaaaacaaacacaCTCTAAATCCACTGTTGAAAGCATTCAACGGTAGAAAGTCCCTTTAAAAATTGGATGCTCATAAATTTCAGACATCTATTTAATAATTCAGTACTTACGAGTTTCGAATTCAAATCGCTGATATCGTTCCGGCTATTTTACTAATATAGGATACGGCGGTAAGCTTTGCCACATACCAGGTAAAGTTGCTGGAGCAGCATATATGACCCAAGATTAGTTGACCTTGGTTTAGGTCATGTTGTCTGTGATAGTGGTAGTTGCCTCAGGTGCACCAGTTCCATTTATTACACCTACTTCTATCTGTATCTAACTACCAAATCGAAAGTGTTATAAGAGCAGATTTATTTCTTTTCGTCTTAAAGAGACACTCAAGGAATCGATGCAACCGGTTTTACCGCCATCACCACCGGCAAGCAAAATGTGGATCTTGTTTGATCACCTTGATAATTGGGTCATATCATAAAGAGGCTCCGTATTCTCcaatttaaattttgggacaccATACCATGCCCATACCCTTACTTTGGGGAACGCTGCGCAATCAGGTTAGTTGGAACGGGTGGGCAAAAAACTTTTCCACCATGTCACAAGCTGGGTTGGAAGATCATTTTATGACAAGAAAATGTTAAAATGACTAAAATTAGGCGCAGGAGCAAGCCTAATTTGCCACAATGACACCAATTATTGTTTTTAACCTGAAATTTGTgttattaaaaaattattttgtgACACGAAATCCGCAGTGTAGCACAAAACACAAAATTTGCTACAGTAACTCAAATTTTGCTTGTTTGACAGACCCAAAAATCTACCATGTGAGCACTTGGGATCCCGTCCGATTCATCCGTTCTTTTTACAGGTGAATATCCGATTCATACTTTAGCGGATGGATGGGAGAATAATTTGTGGGATCCGATAGATTTGGGATTGGATTTGGGTGCTTTCTTGAAAATTTGTTGGACACCAGACACCTACACCCGTTATATGAAGGGTATATATATCGAATTCTGGAAAAATATGAGGCTAGTATGTAATTACATATGATCGTTATACATTTATCTCTTTAGAATTTATTCCATTCAATTTTTAGGGCTTGAAATTGAAAAGCGAGAGAAAATAGGTATAACTTAGTTTTGCACTTTGTATTAATGAGTTGTTGTGTTAATTATTGTGATTATGAATTGTTGTATCTATAGATTGAGCGTTGTCCATGTCATTTGTTATTTATGAAATTCAAGCCATTTTTGTGAGTTTTTGTATtatataatattaaaaaaatactaGTTTTATCATGCATATTCGATCCTTTCATCGATCGGCTCATTCAAAGATGTAATTCAGTTGGATGCGAATGACAAATTTAAAATCCGTCCTATATTGTAACGAATGCAGATGAGTCTAAAACCGGCCAACTCAGACCATGTTCACCTCTAATACTTATGACATTAAATAAATTTTTGTGATCCAAAACTTGCTTTGGAGCCCAAAGAGTGATGGGTGCTTTGGATCTCCCTTATGGCCTAAAATTTAAACGTTGACCCAAAATTTAAACCCGTGTTCTACATTCTGAGTCATTGTACATTAGAAATATTCATTAAACgactttttctctttctcttctgttTCCCAAAAACATTCTTAGATGATTCTCGAACCATGTTTTCCGAGCAATCTCTCACATGTTGATTTCCTAGCTAGATGAGGGGATAGCGAGAATAGGAGTAGTGATCAAGTCGGGTTAAAAATTTGAGCAAAATTGAGATAGTTTCcttcaaattcagttttcttttgcGAGTCTTTTTTTCGATTTTCTCTGTTCTGTTTCTGTGTCAATCAGTTTTAATCATGTTCTACTTCAATCTTTATTTTTTACCCCTAATACACTCTATCGATAGTTTTTCTCATTGTCTCAGTAGGTAGCTTTTGATTTAAAACAACCTAATTTCGCTTTTGATATAAATATTTCTTCATTGCATTATTAACCTTACGCATGCCACATCTCTCTGATGATTGTCGGTCACTCTTTTTTAACCCTAAAGGATTCTTACGAAGCCTTTCTTATTTGTTAGAAAATCTCTATGGATAACTAAGTCTCCATGAATTTCTAAAGTGCGGCTCTAAGTAGATCCAATTCTGAATGGAATTTTTAATAGTTTGACTCCTACCATTCTATTAGTGTTATTAGGTTCATATACCACTTCCAAGTGAAAATTTCAATGATCTGTCTCTATCTAGTGGTAATCCAAGGTTCATATTTGCTTAGTTTCTGAGTGCTCTATCTCTTAATATCATGTTCTTTCGCCGGATTCTGTTTGTCTAATAGATTTGTATGAGTGTCTCTACTCTATGTTCTCTAACATCCTTGGAAAGTGTTTTATATCCATCTCTAAATTTCATCAATCTTCGACTTAGAACAAGAATTTTAAAAACCAACAGGATCAAGAATACAATATATACTAGAAAGGTTCAACACTTCATATGCATACAGAAATAAAAACTACCTTAAACATAACAACATCAATTCATACCCACTTAGGAATAAGTATTAGTCTTTTAAAAACATAAGGAAAACATTTAAAAGAAAAACATTCGTGCATTAACATAAccagaaataagaaaacaaacagaATGAAAACACATGTTACACCATCCTCTATTGCATTTTTTTCCATCTAATCGCTGATCTTCGATTCTTCATAATGTCATTTTCATCTCTTACGCATATACTTAGTTTTCTTCATCTGAACATAAGGGTAATCCATCCCAGGAGGCATTTTATCTCGGAAAATTGGCACATCTATAAGAACACCTTTCTCCAGCTTAGCACGAATTCTAGCTTTAGTTCCATCATTCAACTTTTTCTTATCCTCTTCACTAAGGTTGCAATATGCCAAAATCTTAGCCTGTAGTGGATGTAAAAAAGCTTCAAAATAGCAATTGGAACAGTAATAATATTGAATCCGATGCGATTGTCCTTCACTGCATCTTATTACCCTTGTGGATGACATCACTGCATCTTTTTGTACCCTAGTATGATCACACGTCATTGTTAATCTTAATCTAATTTTATAATTCTTAGAAGCTTGTTGACCTTAAATTTTTTTAAACCATTTTATCTTCTGGTTTGTTTCCTTTATATTTGTCATCACAACCCATTAATTGCCTCACCTATTCCCATAACCCATTAAAATTTGAGTCTCAGTCTTTGAAAAACTCGATACACGGCAAGTTTCTTAAGTTCCATCATATATTTCTACACGCATTTAACCATGTGGCATATATATTAGTAGGCATTTAGCGGCTTATAATTTGATACGCTGCATTTGGAACAGTTTTTGAATTTAATTGCTTTAAGGTCATACTAGTAATTTTCCTAGTCAGTCTATGATTTTCTTTAGAATTTTTTACCTACTCCTTGATAATTACAAATTTATATTTTAATCTATCAGTCTGATTTTTCAATATTGTCTACCTGAATCATCTAGCTTTGATGGTCTGATCCTAGTTCAGTTGCTTCTTCCCAAAATAATTATGATTATCCACCAAAATTTGGAAAAAGAACTACCATCTAAAGTACTACTAATCCAAAATAACTACACGATACTGCCCAATATTTGATCAGTTGTATTGGGACTTGTGTTAAGATCATGGACTCTCATGGGACTCCATATTGCATCAGAAATTCCTGTTATACTTGGCATTGAGTCTAGGAGTTTTCTTCCATACCAGGAGTAGCTAACATCTAAAATACTACTAATGATAGCCAAATTTAAATCCATAAAATTTCTTGTGTACTGGTTGTGGTGCTCCAGGCTGAGACTTCAAACATCTTCTTTTCCAATTTCCTTCTTTGAAATCTTTGGCCAATCTTCTCAGCTTGTATccctttgagaatttgaattgtttgGTAGGAGTCAGATTCTAGTTCCATTTTGCTTCCCATTCCAGTTGCCCATTGAAAGTTTTGTTGAGGGATGCTCTTTGCTATCTCTCTCGTGTCTTCTTGTGGGATTGTCATTCCTTTATCTCCCCTGCAACAACCTACATAGTCAATCAGAATTAAACTTATACAATACCTTCCAGCGTTTGGATTTCTAGTAAAGGCCTTATTGATTTTTAAAGTTGGAAATCCAGGGAGTAGCCGTTACAATTTGAATTCTACAAAACAATTATAATctagaagtaaagtaaataacacatcaagcactacaccatttttcccgAATTGCAACTAAATCTTGTAACGACCCAGCAGCAGTTACAAAATTTCATGTTACAAATGGCCATTACAACCCAGACATAACAGGGCAGAGCCGTTACAAATTTTTTTCCTGATTCGTAACAGGGCGTCGCTGTTACGAATCGTAACAGGCTAATTTTTTACGTGTGCCAGTCACACGCTTGGTGACACTAGAGCCGATAACAGATATTATTGCGCGTGTGCCATTAAGTCGTGTGCCCCCTTTTTCCACCCAAGTTCACTAATGCTAGAGGATTATTCATCCCCTGAAGAGATAAGCTGGTGAAGATAAGTGATCGAGTAAACCCATTTCTTTTTTTCAGTTCagtttctctttctctcttttgTTCTCGTTTCATAGCCTCTGCAGAAGATATCAGTACCGATCTTCTTAGAAGATATCAGAAGTTTATCAAAGAGATTAGACATTAGAGTATTACAACTTTCTCGATATGTTATTTCAATCGTAAGTCTTTCATTCCTGATTTTTCCCATTgggatttttaattttagggtttttccatCTGATAATTTTAGGGTCTTTTCCATCTGATAAACTATTCTTTTTCTGATTTCGTTGCAGGGTGTTTTTTATCTGATAAATCTAATtcgatttctttttcttcattttagggttttatttgtggAAGAGCTAAAGAACTTTGAGGGTATTTGTTTTATCATCTGTTAAATCAAGTTTtaggatttgaaggatatatactaACTGATCTATTCTGATTTTCTGATttcaagttaggttttgaaagAATGAAGAACTTTGAAAAACTCCAAAGAGCTGAAGTTGAAGGCATAAgaattgatttttttaatttgaattagtatgaattgatttttttacttttgtttttagggtttcaattagtatgaattggtttgtttaattttagttttagggttttagttAATATGAATTGATTTCTTCTTTAGTATGTAAAGATCAGGGTGTTTTATGTAAACTAGCATGTGAAGTTATTCTGGTTGTTTCTATGAACTAGCATGTTTAGTTTTTTGATTTGTTGAAGTGAATTGATTTGTTGAAGTTACATTGGTGATATAGTAGTTGAATGGTTCTCGATATGACCTAATTTTTCCAATGAAAAGTACTGAAATGTCAATAAATAGGTATGTACAGTTTGATATAGTTGTAGTGGTGATTTTTGAGTTATTTGTAGCTTATTCTCTCTTGTATAAGTTTAGATTTCTGCTGGGTTATTCTGTCAGGGCTTCGACAACCCTATCACTAGGACTATTTACATTATTTGAACATAATCGTTTGTTTTTGTCCATATGTAGAAACTGGTCTTATACTTGAATTTTGAATTGAGACAATGTTACAAAACTTGTATGTTATATGTATGAAGTCTGTTGTCTTTGTAATGTTTGATGTTGATTGATTTTCCGTGAGCATGAGTCCTAGTGGTATTTagcaaaagctacttgtagctcataTATCCTCTCCTCGTTGAGAGGATGTTTCTTTCGTTAACATGAGGGCTTCGGCAAACCCACCACTAGGACTAAGTACTTGGTTTGATCCTGTAAAGTCTATTTTGAAGGGTAATATGTCATCTGATGAGAACAAGAAATAGATGAAGTGTGACCGTAAGTCTCGTGAATATGTACAAGGTGTGAGGTCATTTATACAGTTTGCCAAGAATAATGGTGGTGGAAGGATTTTATTTTCCTGTCCTTGTCGAAATTGTATGAATGGTAAAGGTTCAGTTTCACTTAGTGAGATATCATTACATTTACTCAAATATGGTATTTGTTTGGCGTATACAACATGGCGTTATCATGGTGAAAGTTCAGTAGAAGCACAATCAAGACATAGGGATAACACTACAGCAGGTGTGGATGTGGATAGGAATGGTACAACAGGTGTGGATGTGGATGAGAATGTTACAACATCTATGGATGTAGATGTGAATGTTACAACAGGAGTTGATGTGGATGAGAATATTACAACAGGTGTGGATGTGGATGTGGATGAGAATGTTGGGACCAGCAGGTTTTGTAAGAAAAAGTTATCAGCAGCTGAGCAAGCAAGAGTACCATTGTATCCTTCATGTCCTAAAGGAAAGACAGCGTTGTATGCAGCGATAATGATGAACAACATAAAGACTTAGTGTGAGATTTCAGATAATGGTATGACTGCAATGTTGGAACTGATGAAAGAGTTGCTTCCGGAAGAAAACACCCTTCCATGTAAGTTTCCAGATGTCAAGAAGATGATTCAAGAGTTGGGGATGGATTATGTAACCTACGATGCTTGCATGAATAATTGTATACTGTATTAGAAGGATAAAAGTTCATTGCTGAAGTGCCCTGTATGTCAAGAACCGCAGTATGTAAGAGTTTTCAATGATGAGAGAAAACTTACCCAAGTTGCGCAGAAGATGTTGAGACACTTTCCAACAATTGCAAGGCTGAAAAGATTTTATAGTATACCATGGATAGCAGAGGCGATGCTTTGGCATTTTAGAGCACAGAAAGATATCAATGTAATGTGTCATCCCGTTGATTCTTCAGCTTGGCGTTGTGCGGATAGTTTCTGTCCAGAGTTTTCTAAGGAAGCACAGAATGTTACTCTTAGTATAGCAACTGACGGCTTCAACCCCAATGGATGCTTTGGTCTCAATTACAGCTGTTGGACGGTAATTATTTGTTCGTGTAATCTTCCTCCTTCGATCTGTATGAATAGGGAGTTTTCTATATTATGTTTGTTGATATCAGGCCCGAGAGCACCAGGTAAAGATATCGATGTTTACTTACAACCATTGATTGAAAAGTTGAAAGAGTTATGGAATGATGGTTTTATGACTTTCGACGGCTTCACCGGTTCTGAATTTTTGATGAGAGCTAGGAAGAAGTTGGGGAATTCATGATTTTCCAGCATTAGGGACTCTTTCTGGATGCGTAACTCATGGGTATTTTGCTTgtccaaagaaacgtaaaatagGAAGAAGTTGGGTTAGTTGCTGAGTGGCTGTCGTATAGTAAGAAGTTGTGTTATATGGGACATCGAAGATGGCTGCCAACGAAACACAAGTTTAGAGATG
Coding sequences within:
- the LOC113274707 gene encoding protein WEAK CHLOROPLAST MOVEMENT UNDER BLUE LIGHT 1-like, with translation MESSTTAAVPSVSNGSTMTPDLSIENKENSEAVVKEIVISPSEVSIAPISVSSDTLDGQVKDTLQEFHGGSIAVKDALVNEATASEGDAPGAPTSCLSETLDEPSKDVVNQSNGVSIDDVFVNDVTPSSNASSEVTISALDVNKILQSDELKMHQTVVPNNTAHKSNVPGSKAKPTALHKALVDTAAPFESVKEAVSMFGGIVDWKAHKVQSLERRKILEQELGKAQEDIPEYKKQSKIAEDAKTEVLNELDSTKRLVEELKLKLESVQIEEQQAKQDSELALLRVEELEQGVGDEASVAAKAQLEVAKARHASAVKELISVKDESEKLRSEYASLVAEKDIAVKRSEEAVSASREVEKTVEELTLQLITTKDSLESAHVAHLEAEEQRIGAAMAREQDSLNWDKELKEKEEDLKRLNQQLLSADDLKTKMKSATTLLLNLQTELAAYMQAKLNQENGEVDETSKDELEESKSNTHTGLQATISSAKKELEEVKLNIEKATIEVNLLKVAAVSLKSELEKENSALSAMKQREGMASVVVASLEAELNRNRSEIAIIQMREKEARDQMIELPKKLHQAAHEADEAKSLAKLAQEELWKAKEETELAKAGVSTIRSRLLAAQKDIEASRASEKLALAAVKALEESESAGLTGSDEASGGVTLSLEEYYELSKKAHEAEVRANMKVEEAFSQIDLAKESETRSLEKLEEVNKEMIARKEAFTVALEKAEKAKEGKLGIEQELRKWRSEHESQRKKANDLAASRGEMPNLPPRAPRRSFDVIKDVKEAEVTLPARSLSSSKLFAQEDFSETESSPEVMLKKKKKKRSFFPRLLLLLRKKSETPVSA